One part of the Abditibacteriaceae bacterium genome encodes these proteins:
- a CDS encoding phytanoyl-CoA dioxygenase family protein has product MVFSEEQKKQFQEEGWLAVENFWDETEIAAMRAELQRLQDVGLLRNVATEGDGKTTAQNKANLQLCPMAPHSRFFRAMPFAPKALEAVRSLLGDPVLLHLDQVFVKPARHGAGTNWHQDNAYFRISDPLMGTALWTAVHDANEANGTIRVIPRRFREELKHTRDGDSDHHIRCYPDESEAVSVELPAGGVVFFCYGTPHATGANNTDADRAGVALHFLRTDFAQPELVEEGRDYRPLLSGPGASGGEAEYGERVAGTWEAEVQHALGAVAA; this is encoded by the coding sequence ATGGTTTTCAGCGAAGAACAAAAGAAACAGTTTCAGGAAGAAGGCTGGCTGGCCGTCGAGAATTTCTGGGACGAAACCGAAATCGCGGCAATGCGCGCCGAATTACAACGGTTGCAAGATGTCGGTTTGCTCCGTAACGTCGCGACCGAAGGCGATGGCAAAACGACCGCGCAAAACAAAGCGAATTTGCAGCTTTGCCCGATGGCGCCGCATTCGCGCTTTTTCCGCGCGATGCCGTTTGCGCCTAAAGCTCTCGAAGCCGTACGCAGTCTTCTGGGCGACCCGGTTTTGCTCCATCTCGATCAGGTGTTTGTGAAACCTGCGCGTCATGGCGCGGGCACCAACTGGCATCAGGATAACGCGTATTTCCGAATTTCCGATCCGTTAATGGGCACTGCTCTGTGGACGGCGGTTCATGATGCGAATGAAGCCAACGGCACTATCCGCGTCATTCCGCGCCGTTTCCGCGAGGAACTGAAGCACACACGCGATGGCGATAGCGATCATCATATTCGCTGCTATCCCGATGAATCGGAAGCCGTTTCGGTCGAGCTTCCGGCGGGCGGCGTGGTGTTCTTCTGCTACGGAACGCCCCACGCGACCGGCGCCAACAACACCGATGCCGACCGCGCCGGAGTTGCGCTCCACTTTCTGCGTACCGACTTTGCACAACCCGAACTGGTCGAAGAAGGCCGCGATTACCGCCCGTTGCTTTCCGGCCCTGGCGCGAGTGGCGGCGAAGCCGAATACGGCGAACGGGTTGCCGGAACATGGGAAGCCGAAGTGCAGCACGCTCTGGGTGCCGTCGCCGCATAA
- a CDS encoding GerMN domain-containing protein produces the protein MENEPKSTVESDRTTPRNPIKPSKQTTGMIVVLPVLLLGGALWLGARGPEEKSPVKPVPPVAAKLVAPIPKAATTEKLRPARLEILFPNDDAKLVRKTIDVPDVMLSPERIAANRTQLQETLITRALQRLLKDAADYFPQGSALVAVKMKGGIVDVNLNAAYAANAEGWSSAETTTRVMSIVNTAIATKQQVSGSESDSVRLLINGKGVETMGPLDTSEPIEADNSVVAKA, from the coding sequence ATGGAAAACGAACCTAAAAGTACGGTCGAATCCGACCGTACGACGCCGCGAAATCCGATAAAGCCCTCGAAGCAAACAACCGGCATGATTGTTGTCTTACCGGTTTTGCTGCTCGGAGGCGCATTGTGGCTGGGTGCGCGCGGGCCGGAAGAAAAATCCCCGGTGAAACCTGTGCCGCCCGTCGCTGCGAAGCTTGTTGCCCCGATACCCAAAGCGGCGACAACGGAAAAACTGCGTCCGGCGCGGCTCGAAATTCTGTTTCCTAACGACGACGCGAAACTGGTGCGTAAAACAATCGACGTGCCTGACGTGATGCTTTCGCCCGAACGCATCGCCGCCAATCGCACGCAGTTGCAGGAAACACTCATCACGCGCGCCCTTCAGCGTTTGCTCAAAGACGCCGCCGATTATTTTCCCCAAGGCAGCGCGCTTGTTGCGGTGAAAATGAAGGGCGGCATTGTCGATGTGAACTTGAATGCAGCCTACGCCGCCAACGCCGAAGGTTGGAGCAGCGCCGAAACCACAACGCGCGTGATGTCGATTGTCAACACGGCGATTGCAACGAAACAACAAGTCTCCGGCTCGGAAAGCGACAGCGTGCGATTGCTTATCAACGGCAAAGGCGTGGAAACGATGGGGCCGCTCGATACTTCGGAACCTATCGAAGCCGACAACAGTGTGGTGGCGAAGGCTTGA
- a CDS encoding Bax inhibitor-1/YccA family protein, whose amino-acid sequence MNPNSQPPNPFVTGTNTGMVSELSNEAQMSFIRKTYVLFMLGVFCCVAMGALTLMTPALTATSLSILKMPLLYIGIIFGASIGAQVLAQRPGLDVVALVGFTALLGFITAPIIAVFAPSVVGQAAMLSVVIFGSLTAYVLITKKDFNFLGGMLVVGMISLIAGSVLNALFFKNFNFSYFISWGVLLMSSGYVLYQTSNLVHEYRRNQAGAAALGLFISFFNIFMSLLNILGGSRD is encoded by the coding sequence ATGAATCCGAATTCGCAACCACCGAATCCGTTCGTCACTGGCACCAATACCGGAATGGTCAGTGAACTCTCGAATGAAGCACAGATGAGCTTTATTCGCAAAACCTATGTGCTGTTTATGCTGGGCGTCTTCTGCTGCGTCGCCATGGGCGCTCTTACGCTGATGACTCCGGCGCTGACGGCGACTTCGCTTTCCATCTTGAAGATGCCGCTGCTTTACATCGGCATTATTTTCGGTGCGTCGATTGGGGCACAAGTTCTGGCGCAACGTCCCGGCCTTGATGTTGTTGCGCTTGTCGGCTTTACCGCATTGCTGGGCTTTATCACGGCGCCGATTATTGCCGTCTTTGCTCCCTCCGTTGTCGGACAAGCGGCCATGTTGTCGGTCGTGATTTTCGGCTCTCTCACGGCGTATGTGCTCATCACCAAGAAAGACTTTAATTTTCTGGGCGGAATGCTTGTCGTCGGCATGATTTCCCTCATCGCCGGCAGTGTGCTGAACGCGTTGTTCTTCAAGAACTTCAACTTCAGCTACTTCATTTCGTGGGGCGTCTTGCTGATGTCGAGCGGCTATGTGCTTTATCAGACCAGCAATCTGGTTCATGAATATCGCCGCAATCAGGCCGGAGCCGCTGCGCTAGGCTTGTTCATCTCGTTCTTCAACATCTTCATGTCGCTGCTCAATATCCTCGGCGGAAGCCGCGACTAA
- the murI gene encoding glutamate racemase: protein MSIAIGVRDSGVGGLTVARCIQQHVPDARLLYFADTAHVPYGERTPEEVRHYALSISRFLIEQGAQILVFACNTSSALALPLARATFDVPIYGTIEPGALAAAEQTQSGKVGVLATRATVESGVYSMYLRAANKALQITEEACPEFVPLVENEQTCSDAAREAVQKHLAPLQQAGCDTVVLGCTHYPLLLPLLREAAPEICFVDPAENLAANVALQIEVRSNSTVPEDQFWASGESEGVERWIEKLLAPAKVQRGPVFDLT, encoded by the coding sequence TTGAGCATCGCGATTGGAGTGCGCGATTCTGGTGTCGGCGGCTTGACCGTGGCGCGCTGTATTCAACAACACGTTCCCGATGCGCGTTTGCTGTATTTCGCCGACACCGCGCATGTTCCCTACGGCGAACGCACGCCCGAAGAAGTGCGGCATTACGCGCTTTCGATTTCGCGTTTTCTCATCGAACAGGGCGCGCAGATTCTGGTGTTTGCGTGCAATACCAGTTCGGCCCTCGCACTTCCCCTCGCGCGCGCAACCTTCGACGTCCCGATTTACGGCACCATTGAACCTGGCGCGCTCGCGGCGGCTGAGCAAACGCAGAGCGGCAAAGTCGGCGTTCTTGCGACGCGCGCGACAGTTGAAAGCGGCGTGTATTCGATGTATCTGCGCGCCGCGAATAAGGCGTTGCAAATTACGGAAGAAGCGTGCCCCGAATTCGTGCCTCTCGTCGAAAACGAGCAAACGTGCAGTGACGCGGCTCGTGAAGCCGTTCAGAAGCATCTCGCGCCGTTGCAACAAGCCGGTTGCGACACCGTTGTGCTTGGCTGCACGCATTATCCCTTGCTGTTGCCGCTTTTACGCGAAGCCGCGCCCGAAATCTGTTTTGTCGATCCGGCGGAAAATTTGGCGGCGAATGTGGCATTGCAAATCGAAGTACGGTCGAATTCGACCGTACCGGAAGACCAGTTCTGGGCCTCGGGCGAAAGCGAAGGCGTGGAGCGTTGGATTGAGAAACTGCTCGCGCCTGCCAAAGTGCAGCGCGGGCCTGTGTTTGATTTGACTTAA
- a CDS encoding AraC family transcriptional regulator, with product MSESFVASILRPRGVLAGFHVEGHDLTQSLPGALHIGEHWVPPTYSIGKHKHNVWEFLLQVSGTSRWSGLGRDYDLSAGALFAVAPGVRHWLVHSTSAKQHYFYAAFDMETVFTRHEPLRAAFGGQKIICIENAASLQVPFRTLLGEATQSSLYRNIGLQLALDALVIQAARVVQDDAPETLGHPAVARVRLLLAAEPQRAWPLDELARESGLSANHLCELFTKETGMSPRRYLLQTRIDRACQTLATSDASVAHIALELGFASSQHFAATFRRFTGTTPLQWRKTHKS from the coding sequence GTGTCCGAATCTTTTGTTGCGTCGATTCTTCGACCTCGTGGCGTTTTAGCCGGGTTCCATGTCGAAGGCCACGATTTAACGCAGTCGTTGCCAGGCGCTTTGCACATCGGCGAACACTGGGTGCCGCCGACTTACAGCATCGGCAAACACAAACACAACGTTTGGGAATTTCTCCTTCAAGTCAGCGGCACTTCGCGCTGGAGCGGGCTGGGACGGGATTACGATTTGTCGGCAGGCGCGCTTTTCGCGGTCGCGCCGGGTGTGCGGCATTGGCTGGTTCACAGCACATCGGCCAAGCAGCATTACTTCTACGCCGCCTTCGATATGGAAACCGTCTTTACGCGCCACGAACCTTTGCGCGCGGCGTTTGGAGGCCAAAAAATCATTTGCATCGAAAATGCGGCGTCTCTACAGGTTCCGTTTCGCACTCTTTTGGGTGAAGCAACGCAGTCGTCGCTGTACCGAAATATCGGGTTGCAACTGGCGCTTGATGCCCTTGTCATCCAGGCGGCGCGTGTCGTGCAGGACGACGCGCCCGAAACCTTAGGCCATCCGGCGGTGGCGCGCGTGCGTTTGCTGCTCGCCGCCGAGCCGCAGCGCGCCTGGCCTCTCGACGAGTTGGCGCGCGAAAGCGGGCTTTCGGCGAATCATCTTTGCGAACTGTTCACGAAGGAAACCGGCATGTCGCCGCGCCGCTATTTGCTGCAGACACGCATTGACCGCGCCTGTCAGACTCTCGCAACCTCTGATGCCTCCGTGGCGCATATCGCGCTCGAACTCGGTTTTGCTTCCAGCCAGCACTTTGCAGCCACGTTTCGCCGCTTCACCGGAACCACGCCGTTGCAATGGCGCAAAACTCACAAATCTTAA
- a CDS encoding N-acetylmuramoyl-L-alanine amidase gives MKFFSYPKFSARTALFVSFALAAFSPARADEEVLTPMVGSAPRSETAENTANPTTSMGALPIDLALVKRIRVAGQNIAETPLRVGNLDVLAPIVGDNSQILSRLGASATRVAVKNVPGNINTPSEDQNFQINLPQGAPIVFTIGKATALIEGQEQALRAAPLVMGGKIWLPIYSVAPLLGASVRLASDGTLQVNPTIQSVELFPAKGYTVLTVKASAPLKPGDVLQGTTENPAKLYLDFRGFSMGFDATYSSGERSVSAGLNEVKQVRAGMFTSFPDTTRVVLDLSKEVRSIVQPLPDKTIFALLLSSPGGGKGKPVIDIPRGNGTLRGMKIVVDPGHGGKDGGASGARSKEKNHTLDISRRLRTYLEARGATVLMTREDDSYPSLQARVDFANARRADLFISVHINSFRSTSAGTETFFWTAKSSAFAKEVHKELTKATGLPNRGVTQTRFFVIRKTNMPSILTETAFISNPREEALLVDPAFRDRVARGMAQGIANYVSQYK, from the coding sequence ATGAAGTTTTTTTCGTATCCCAAATTTTCCGCGCGCACGGCGCTTTTTGTTTCTTTCGCGTTGGCGGCATTTTCGCCCGCGCGTGCCGATGAAGAAGTGCTGACGCCGATGGTCGGCAGTGCGCCGCGCAGCGAAACCGCTGAAAATACGGCGAATCCAACGACTTCGATGGGAGCACTGCCCATCGATCTGGCGCTTGTCAAACGCATTCGTGTCGCGGGACAAAACATCGCCGAAACGCCGCTTCGTGTCGGCAATCTCGATGTTCTCGCGCCGATTGTCGGCGACAATTCGCAGATTCTTTCGCGGCTGGGCGCGAGCGCCACGCGTGTCGCCGTGAAAAATGTTCCGGGAAATATTAATACGCCATCGGAAGATCAGAACTTTCAAATCAATCTTCCGCAAGGCGCGCCGATTGTGTTCACCATTGGCAAAGCGACCGCTCTGATTGAAGGTCAGGAGCAGGCGTTGCGCGCTGCGCCGCTCGTGATGGGCGGCAAAATCTGGCTGCCGATTTACAGTGTTGCGCCACTTCTGGGCGCTTCGGTTCGCTTGGCGTCCGACGGCACTTTGCAGGTCAACCCGACGATCCAAAGCGTCGAGCTGTTTCCGGCCAAAGGCTACACGGTTCTTACAGTGAAAGCGTCCGCACCGCTCAAACCGGGCGATGTTTTGCAGGGCACGACCGAAAATCCGGCCAAGCTGTATCTCGACTTCCGTGGCTTTTCGATGGGCTTCGACGCGACGTATTCGTCGGGCGAACGCAGCGTCAGCGCAGGCCTCAATGAAGTGAAGCAAGTGCGCGCCGGAATGTTCACGAGCTTTCCCGACACCACGCGCGTTGTGCTCGATTTAAGCAAGGAAGTTCGCAGCATTGTGCAGCCGCTTCCCGACAAAACGATTTTTGCTCTGTTGCTTTCATCCCCGGGCGGAGGCAAAGGCAAGCCGGTTATCGACATCCCGCGTGGCAACGGCACTTTGCGCGGAATGAAAATTGTTGTCGATCCGGGGCATGGCGGCAAGGATGGCGGCGCTTCGGGCGCGCGCAGCAAAGAAAAGAACCACACGCTCGATATTTCACGGCGGCTGCGGACGTATCTCGAAGCGCGCGGCGCAACCGTATTAATGACGCGCGAAGACGACAGCTATCCGTCGTTGCAGGCGCGCGTCGATTTCGCCAATGCGCGCCGCGCCGACTTGTTTATTTCGGTGCACATCAATTCGTTCCGTTCCACTTCGGCGGGAACCGAGACGTTCTTCTGGACAGCGAAGTCTTCGGCGTTCGCCAAAGAAGTGCATAAAGAATTGACGAAAGCGACGGGCTTGCCCAACCGTGGCGTGACGCAAACGCGGTTTTTCGTGATTCGCAAAACCAATATGCCGAGCATTCTCACCGAAACGGCGTTTATTTCAAATCCGCGCGAAGAAGCGTTGCTGGTCGATCCGGCGTTCCGCGACCGTGTGGCGCGCGGCATGGCACAGGGCATTGCAAACTACGTTTCGCAATATAAATAA
- a CDS encoding phosphoglycerate kinase, protein MNKKTINDIDVKGKKVLVRVDYNVPLDETTGQISDDARIRETLPTLNALLDGGAAVILMAHFGRPKGKVVEEMRLTPVARRLHELLGQPVATASDAVGESAQAAAAKIGAGDVLLLENLRFNPEEEANDAGFAAQLAGLADVYVNDAFGAAHRAHASTAGVAEAMRAAGKPCVAGLLMGRELDALGPLLSEPQRPFVAILGGVKVSDKIGVIRNLLPKVDTLIVGGAMSYAFVKAQEFEVGTSYFKVEDAPIAAELLELAKSEGRDFRLPQDFIAADRDAEDAQTEVVPFAGIPADKMGMDIGPKTVADYCAVIENAKTVLWNGPMGRFEVTPFSGGTRAVAEAVGRATAKGATTIIGGGDSAAAVKEFGLVEQMSHVSTGGGASLEFLEGKELPGVAALDEK, encoded by the coding sequence ATGAACAAGAAAACAATCAATGATATCGATGTGAAGGGTAAGAAGGTTCTAGTGCGCGTGGATTACAATGTGCCACTCGACGAAACGACAGGTCAAATCTCCGATGATGCGCGCATCCGCGAAACGTTGCCGACGCTGAACGCATTGCTCGATGGCGGCGCTGCCGTCATTCTGATGGCGCATTTTGGCCGCCCCAAAGGAAAAGTTGTCGAAGAAATGCGACTCACGCCAGTCGCGCGCCGCTTGCACGAGCTGCTCGGCCAGCCGGTTGCAACCGCTTCGGATGCAGTCGGCGAAAGCGCTCAGGCTGCCGCTGCCAAAATTGGCGCGGGCGACGTTTTGCTCCTGGAAAACCTGCGTTTTAATCCCGAAGAAGAAGCCAACGATGCCGGTTTTGCCGCGCAGCTCGCTGGCCTGGCCGATGTTTATGTCAACGACGCGTTTGGTGCGGCTCACCGCGCACACGCTTCGACGGCAGGCGTCGCCGAAGCGATGCGCGCAGCGGGCAAACCTTGCGTCGCTGGCCTTTTGATGGGCCGTGAACTCGATGCGCTCGGCCCGTTGCTCAGCGAACCGCAGCGCCCGTTCGTTGCCATTCTGGGCGGCGTGAAGGTTTCCGATAAAATCGGCGTGATTCGGAACTTGCTGCCGAAAGTCGATACCTTAATCGTCGGCGGCGCGATGAGCTACGCGTTTGTCAAAGCGCAAGAATTTGAAGTCGGCACTTCGTATTTCAAAGTCGAGGATGCGCCGATTGCCGCCGAGCTTTTGGAACTGGCGAAAAGTGAAGGCCGCGATTTCCGCTTGCCTCAGGATTTCATCGCTGCCGACCGCGACGCCGAAGACGCCCAAACCGAAGTCGTGCCGTTTGCAGGAATTCCCGCCGACAAAATGGGCATGGACATCGGGCCGAAAACAGTCGCCGATTACTGCGCTGTTATCGAGAACGCGAAAACCGTGTTGTGGAACGGGCCGATGGGCCGCTTTGAAGTAACGCCGTTTTCCGGCGGCACGCGCGCGGTTGCCGAAGCTGTCGGACGCGCAACGGCTAAGGGCGCAACGACAATCATTGGCGGCGGCGATTCGGCGGCTGCGGTGAAAGAATTCGGCCTCGTCGAACAAATGAGCCATGTTTCCACCGGCGGCGGTGCGAGTCTGGAATTCTTGGAAGGCAAAGAATTGCCTGGCGTTGCCGCGCTCGACGAGAAGTAA
- the tpiA gene encoding triose-phosphate isomerase gives MRTPIIAGNWKLNKTIAEAQSFAQEFAPLVQDVQGVDVLLCPVFTALASTKQALAGSSVELGAQDMYWKESGAYTGEVSPSLLLDAGATYVVLGHSERRGRFGVPEPDLEGQAGGVFGDSDQSVNKKLHAALAAGLKPIVCVGETLQERQNGHTDAVVENQIVMALDGISPEQAANLVLAYEPVWAIGTGETCEADEADRVCGVIRATVATGFGAAAGDGVRVQYGGSVKADNAKDLLSRPNIDGALVGGASLKADSFAAVVRAAV, from the coding sequence ATGCGTACACCAATAATCGCCGGAAACTGGAAATTGAATAAGACCATCGCCGAGGCCCAGAGCTTCGCACAGGAATTCGCGCCGTTGGTACAAGATGTTCAAGGCGTCGATGTGTTGCTGTGTCCGGTCTTTACCGCGCTTGCTTCGACCAAACAAGCGCTCGCCGGAAGCTCTGTCGAACTGGGCGCGCAGGATATGTACTGGAAAGAAAGCGGCGCTTACACCGGCGAAGTTTCGCCGTCGTTGTTGCTTGATGCGGGCGCAACGTATGTTGTTTTGGGCCACAGCGAGCGTCGTGGGCGTTTCGGCGTGCCCGAACCCGATTTGGAAGGTCAGGCTGGTGGCGTCTTTGGCGATTCCGATCAATCGGTAAACAAGAAATTGCACGCCGCGCTTGCTGCCGGGCTCAAGCCGATTGTTTGCGTTGGCGAGACTTTGCAGGAGCGTCAGAACGGACACACCGACGCTGTTGTTGAAAACCAGATTGTAATGGCACTCGATGGCATTTCGCCTGAACAGGCCGCGAACTTGGTTCTCGCTTACGAGCCCGTTTGGGCGATTGGAACCGGCGAAACCTGCGAAGCCGACGAAGCCGACCGCGTGTGCGGCGTGATTCGCGCGACTGTTGCAACGGGCTTCGGCGCGGCAGCGGGAGACGGCGTGCGTGTGCAATACGGCGGCAGCGTCAAGGCCGATAACGCGAAAGATTTGCTGTCGCGTCCCAACATCGATGGCGCTCTCGTTGGCGGCGCCAGCCTCAAGGCCGATTCGTTCGCTGCTGTTGTTCGCGCGGCGGTTTGA